From a single Corynebacterium kroppenstedtii DSM 44385 genomic region:
- a CDS encoding SRPBCC family protein, whose translation MTSPHNSDDNTSSDVDTSMFNPDDFRRRVSVTIDATPDEVYNVVSDISRTGEWSPVCKATWWKERDDGTTPAEPEVGAWFVGHNETPKRTWETESVVTAAERPKVFSWAVNGGVVEWGYEIEPADDGGSTLTETWEVTQEGFRFFINKYGDDAEAELNERRDAALEGIPATVKKIKSIVEKETSHDAS comes from the coding sequence ATGACTTCTCCACATAATTCTGACGACAACACATCCTCCGACGTCGATACGAGCATGTTTAATCCCGACGATTTTCGCCGACGGGTATCTGTCACCATCGACGCCACTCCCGACGAGGTCTACAACGTCGTGTCGGACATCTCGCGGACGGGTGAATGGTCCCCGGTGTGCAAAGCTACGTGGTGGAAAGAGCGTGACGACGGCACAACGCCCGCGGAACCCGAGGTCGGCGCGTGGTTCGTCGGTCATAATGAAACACCGAAGCGCACGTGGGAAACGGAGTCCGTCGTGACTGCTGCCGAACGGCCCAAGGTTTTCTCGTGGGCCGTCAACGGTGGCGTCGTCGAATGGGGTTATGAAATTGAACCCGCCGACGATGGCGGGTCCACGTTGACGGAGACCTGGGAGGTTACTCAAGAAGGCTTCCGGTTCTTCATCAACAAATACGGCGACGATGCGGAGGCGGAGCTCAATGAGCGACGTGACGCCGCGCTGGAAGGTATTCCCGCGACAGTGAAAAAGATCAAATCCATCGTGGAAAAAGAGACGTCACACGACGCGAGCTAG
- the cobF gene encoding precorrin-6A synthase (deacetylating), with product MRLLRVIGMGAGSPGHISHDAAAALASSDAVVALDKGDAKADLLELRRHILAAHAPDLPLLTVDDPPRDRHPAGTPEYHREVQRWHQERARLLADTITSSLSDGQTAAFLVWGDPSLYDSTLRIIERMQNLGLECRTEVYPGITAVQALTAAHRILINRIGEPITVTTGRQLQKDLDTPDTTSRIKAVANTVVMLDGKTAWTHPGIDRDHTYMWWGAYVSTDKQVLRKGWVGDIADEVVHTKAELRAEHGWIMDTYLLRYFDPDGDDQPETLMT from the coding sequence ATGCGTTTACTCCGTGTCATTGGTATGGGAGCAGGAAGCCCGGGGCATATTAGCCACGATGCTGCCGCGGCATTGGCGTCCTCGGATGCAGTTGTTGCCTTGGATAAAGGGGATGCGAAGGCAGATCTCCTCGAACTGCGCCGCCATATATTGGCTGCTCACGCGCCAGATCTTCCGTTACTCACTGTCGATGATCCGCCGCGTGACCGCCACCCCGCAGGAACCCCCGAGTATCACCGGGAGGTCCAGCGCTGGCACCAGGAGCGTGCGCGCCTGCTGGCCGACACGATTACGTCTTCTCTGAGTGACGGACAAACGGCGGCATTTTTAGTGTGGGGCGATCCGTCGTTATATGACTCGACCTTGCGTATCATCGAGCGGATGCAGAACCTGGGGTTGGAGTGTCGCACCGAGGTGTACCCCGGGATTACCGCTGTTCAGGCGCTCACCGCGGCCCACCGTATCCTCATTAACCGGATCGGTGAGCCGATCACGGTCACCACAGGCCGACAACTACAGAAAGACTTGGACACCCCCGATACGACGTCCAGGATCAAGGCGGTGGCAAACACCGTGGTCATGCTCGACGGCAAAACCGCATGGACCCACCCCGGCATCGACCGCGACCACACCTACATGTGGTGGGGCGCCTACGTCAGTACGGATAAGCAGGTACTGCGCAAAGGGTGGGTTGGTGATATCGCCGACGAGGTTGTGCACACTAAAGCGGAATTACGTGCGGAACACGGGTGGATCATGGATACGTACCTGTTGCGGTACTTCGATCCAGACGGCGACGACCAGCCAGAAACGCTCATGACGTAG
- a CDS encoding mycoredoxin, which produces MSEVIQKNNPSGNETAATIYYATWCPFCKKLIENLDRTETPYSLIDIDQSEEAGQWVESVNDGNRVVPTVKYSDDTTATNPPAGDVRRKVEELSS; this is translated from the coding sequence ATGAGTGAAGTTATTCAGAAAAATAACCCATCCGGAAATGAGACCGCGGCCACGATCTACTACGCAACGTGGTGCCCGTTCTGCAAGAAGCTCATTGAGAATCTGGATCGCACCGAAACGCCGTATTCTCTTATCGACATTGACCAGTCGGAAGAGGCTGGCCAGTGGGTAGAAAGCGTCAACGACGGCAACCGCGTTGTTCCCACTGTGAAGTATTCCGACGACACCACCGCGACGAACCCGCCGGCCGGCGATGTTCGTCGCAAAGTTGAAGAGCTTTCTTCCTAA
- a CDS encoding dihydrofolate reductase encodes MSTSSSTGVHSPTSGDASPSPRRTVEPEQPLIGVIWASDRDGVIGDGTRMPWHVPEDMAHFKQLTWGVPVIMGSATWSSIPSRFTPLPGRTNIVLSRRWSDEDTPDGVILHHSLDAAFKDIPHPVFTRRVAPENVDAWVIGGGEVYREALTRPEVRLAVLTEIDAAVGHYFDRPVTARLSSEWVPSSRSEWKTSRNGTIIGDGNDGRDTQPLRYRFCYFSK; translated from the coding sequence ATGTCTACTTCATCTTCCACAGGCGTTCACTCGCCCACTAGTGGCGACGCTTCCCCGTCCCCACGTCGAACAGTGGAACCCGAACAGCCACTCATCGGGGTTATCTGGGCCTCCGATAGGGACGGGGTCATTGGCGACGGCACACGAATGCCGTGGCACGTCCCCGAAGACATGGCACACTTCAAACAGCTGACATGGGGAGTGCCCGTCATCATGGGCAGCGCAACGTGGTCAAGTATTCCCTCGCGTTTCACGCCACTGCCTGGGCGTACCAATATCGTTCTCTCCCGACGCTGGAGTGACGAGGACACCCCCGACGGCGTCATCCTTCACCATTCGTTGGACGCAGCGTTCAAGGATATTCCCCACCCGGTGTTCACCCGGCGCGTCGCACCGGAAAATGTGGACGCATGGGTCATTGGCGGGGGCGAAGTTTACCGGGAGGCCCTCACCCGCCCCGAGGTCCGGCTGGCCGTTCTCACGGAAATTGACGCGGCTGTTGGGCACTATTTCGACCGTCCCGTTACTGCCCGATTGTCGTCGGAGTGGGTGCCGTCGTCGCGCAGTGAGTGGAAAACGTCCCGCAATGGAACGATCATCGGTGATGGCAACGATGGCCGCGACACCCAGCCACTTCGCTATCGGTTCTGCTATTTCAGCAAGTAA
- a CDS encoding thymidylate synthase, with the protein MSASESTAIPTPYEDLLREILKDGNHRDDRTGTGTTSLFGKQMRFDLSEYFPLLTTKKVFMRGLSEELFWFLRGESNIHSLLEKNVHIWDEWADEDGNLGPIYGVQWRSWPTPDGGTIDQISQALDMIKNNPTSRRIIVSAWNVADVPSMALPPCHLLFQFYVADGKLSCQLYQRSADMFLGVPFNIASYALLTHMMAQQAGLDVGEFIWTGGDCHIYDNHRDQIDLQLSRDPRPYPTLSLTKAADLFSYTWDDVDILNYNPHPAIKAPVAV; encoded by the coding sequence ATGTCCGCGAGCGAGAGTACTGCTATTCCGACGCCATATGAGGATCTTCTCCGTGAGATTCTGAAAGACGGCAACCACCGGGATGACCGCACAGGCACGGGAACAACGAGCCTCTTCGGGAAACAGATGCGGTTCGATCTCTCCGAGTACTTCCCTCTTCTCACCACCAAGAAGGTGTTCATGCGTGGGCTTTCGGAGGAGCTGTTTTGGTTCCTCCGGGGTGAATCCAATATCCACTCATTACTCGAAAAGAATGTTCACATCTGGGACGAGTGGGCCGATGAGGACGGAAATCTCGGGCCGATTTATGGGGTGCAGTGGCGGTCATGGCCGACGCCGGACGGCGGCACCATCGACCAGATTTCGCAAGCCCTGGACATGATTAAGAACAACCCGACGTCCCGCCGGATTATCGTATCCGCCTGGAATGTTGCGGACGTTCCATCCATGGCGCTGCCGCCGTGCCATCTTCTTTTCCAGTTCTATGTCGCCGACGGGAAACTCTCCTGCCAGCTATATCAACGCAGCGCCGACATGTTCTTGGGCGTTCCATTCAACATCGCGTCGTATGCGCTCTTGACCCATATGATGGCCCAACAGGCAGGCCTTGACGTCGGAGAGTTCATTTGGACCGGCGGCGATTGCCACATTTATGACAACCACCGCGACCAGATTGACCTTCAATTATCTCGGGATCCGCGCCCCTATCCGACGCTCTCGTTAACCAAGGCTGCGGATTTATTCTCGTACACCTGGGACGATGTCGATATCCTGAACTATAACCCGCACCCAGCCATCAAAGCACCGGTAGCGGTGTAG
- a CDS encoding 3'(2'),5'-bisphosphate nucleotidase CysQ produces MSAYVDDATLALRLATGTSEILKGVRSVGLLEGPGLGAAGDDLAQTWIERVLSRHRPDDGFLSEEAADSLERLKKNRVWIVDPLDGTKEFAGGRQDWAIHVALVENGIPTHAAVGLPDAGQVFHTGSAKAVMGPRANKIVVSHNRQPEVAQVIADKLDSEVVRMGSAGAKAMHVLLGDYDAYVHAGGQYEWDSAAPIGVCTDAGLHCSRLDGSPLRYNNEDVYLPDVVICRPELKDTILEAAAEFKKEHGHY; encoded by the coding sequence GTGAGTGCTTACGTTGACGATGCCACCCTTGCCCTGCGCCTTGCGACGGGAACTAGTGAGATCCTGAAGGGCGTCCGTTCCGTCGGTTTGCTTGAAGGACCTGGCCTCGGCGCGGCGGGTGATGACTTAGCCCAGACGTGGATTGAGCGCGTACTCTCCCGTCACCGCCCCGATGATGGTTTTTTGTCAGAGGAAGCCGCAGATAGCTTAGAGCGGCTGAAGAAAAACCGCGTGTGGATCGTCGACCCTCTCGACGGCACCAAGGAGTTTGCCGGCGGACGCCAGGACTGGGCAATCCATGTTGCACTCGTAGAAAATGGCATTCCGACGCATGCTGCTGTCGGACTTCCCGACGCTGGCCAGGTCTTCCATACTGGTTCAGCCAAGGCTGTGATGGGCCCGCGGGCTAACAAGATCGTTGTGTCGCACAACCGTCAGCCTGAGGTCGCGCAGGTCATTGCCGACAAGCTCGACAGTGAAGTTGTTCGCATGGGCTCTGCTGGTGCGAAAGCCATGCACGTGCTGCTCGGCGACTATGACGCCTATGTCCATGCTGGTGGCCAGTACGAGTGGGACTCTGCAGCCCCGATCGGTGTGTGCACGGACGCTGGCCTGCACTGCTCTCGTCTCGATGGTTCGCCGCTGCGGTACAACAACGAGGATGTCTATCTTCCCGATGTTGTTATTTGCCGCCCGGAGTTGAAGGACACCATTTTGGAGGCTGCCGCCGAGTTCAAGAAAGAGCACGGCCACTACTAA